A single genomic interval of Zobellia nedashkovskayae harbors:
- a CDS encoding MFS transporter has translation MKTNTANRKALIALAIGGFGIGLTEFVIMGILPDVAKGLNITIPQAGHSIAAYALGVVVGAPLLTKIGAKLNSRTVLLLLMGWFTVFNTLSGFSESYTTLLITRFLSGLPHGAFFGIGAVVAGKLVKAGKSAQAIAVMFSGLTIANVIGVPTGTYIGHHYDWSLSFFMVGIVGFMAILIVLFWMPKIEPDLPKAQSNENKGLRNGELWALIALTTIGTGGFFAWYSYIAPLVTDIAGMGENMVSYAMILAGLGMVVGNFLGAKMAEWFAPLKAVAISLSFMVILLLINAVVATNPQILLIMTFLMGLASFTVSTPIQMAIINTSKGNEMLGSSMNQSAFNMGNASGAYLAGLPIAYGYSVVYSGIVGAVLAGTGVAMAIGILVYRRQRANKYRKLAYNS, from the coding sequence ATGAAAACAAACACAGCAAACAGAAAAGCGCTAATAGCTTTAGCGATAGGAGGTTTTGGCATTGGGCTAACGGAATTCGTAATAATGGGAATTCTACCAGATGTAGCCAAAGGTTTGAATATTACAATCCCCCAAGCAGGTCATTCAATAGCAGCCTATGCATTAGGCGTGGTTGTTGGTGCTCCCTTATTAACCAAAATAGGAGCCAAGTTAAATTCACGTACAGTTCTCCTATTATTAATGGGGTGGTTTACGGTGTTTAATACGCTTTCCGGTTTTTCAGAGAGTTATACTACCTTATTGATAACTCGGTTTTTATCTGGACTCCCACATGGTGCATTTTTTGGAATAGGTGCCGTAGTTGCCGGTAAATTGGTGAAAGCAGGAAAATCTGCTCAAGCAATTGCTGTAATGTTCTCAGGGTTGACCATTGCAAATGTTATTGGTGTGCCAACCGGAACTTATATAGGACACCATTATGATTGGAGCTTATCTTTCTTTATGGTAGGAATTGTTGGATTTATGGCCATTTTAATTGTGCTTTTTTGGATGCCAAAAATAGAACCAGACCTTCCAAAAGCGCAATCAAATGAAAACAAAGGTTTGAGAAATGGCGAATTGTGGGCGCTTATCGCATTAACCACTATAGGTACAGGAGGTTTTTTCGCTTGGTATAGCTATATAGCCCCATTGGTAACCGATATTGCCGGAATGGGAGAAAACATGGTCAGTTATGCCATGATTTTGGCCGGTCTTGGTATGGTGGTCGGTAATTTCTTAGGAGCAAAAATGGCTGAGTGGTTTGCGCCTTTAAAAGCAGTAGCTATAAGTTTAAGTTTTATGGTGATTTTATTGCTCATCAATGCTGTAGTTGCAACAAATCCACAGATATTATTAATTATGACCTTTTTGATGGGGTTGGCTTCTTTTACGGTTTCAACACCTATTCAGATGGCGATCATAAATACATCTAAAGGAAATGAAATGTTAGGTTCGTCAATGAATCAAAGTGCCTTTAATATGGGTAACGCTTCTGGAGCTTATTTAGCAGGTTTGCCAATAGCATATGGATATAGTGTTGTTTATTCTGGAATTGTAGGTGCTGTGCTGGCAGGAACTGGTGTGGCAATGGCTATAGGTATCCTTGTATACAGAAGGCAACGAGCAAATAAATATAGGAAATTGGCTTATAATAGTTAA
- the leuB gene encoding 3-isopropylmalate dehydrogenase, with product MKLDIALLAGDGIGPEVIDQAVKVCDAIATKYKHEISWKPALTGAAAIDAVGEPYPDDTHEICASADAVLFGAIGHPRFDNDPSAKVRPEQGLLKMRQKLGLFANVRPTFTFPSLIDKSPLKRERIEGTDLIILRELTGGVYFGERGRKDNGNTAFDTMTYTRAEIQRLAVKGFEMAMTRSKRLCCVDKANVLESSRLWRETVQAMEKDYPEVEVSYEFVDAVAMRLVQWPKGYDVIITENLFGDILTDEASVISGSMGLMPSASVGEKTKLYEPIHGSYPQAAGKDIANPLATVLSAAMMFEDFGLQQEAEDIRRVVNKSLAEGIVTEDLSEDAKAYKTSEVGDWLAKNVY from the coding sequence ATGAAACTAGACATTGCACTATTGGCCGGAGATGGAATCGGCCCCGAAGTTATTGACCAAGCCGTAAAAGTTTGCGACGCTATCGCAACAAAATATAAGCATGAAATTAGCTGGAAACCTGCATTAACAGGTGCTGCTGCTATTGATGCCGTTGGAGAACCTTATCCAGATGATACTCACGAAATTTGTGCCAGTGCAGATGCCGTTCTTTTTGGAGCCATAGGCCACCCTAGATTTGACAATGACCCTTCGGCAAAAGTCCGTCCTGAACAAGGTTTATTGAAAATGAGACAAAAATTAGGTCTTTTTGCGAACGTACGTCCAACTTTTACATTTCCTTCTTTAATTGACAAATCGCCATTAAAGCGTGAGCGTATTGAAGGTACTGATTTAATTATCCTTCGTGAATTGACAGGTGGTGTTTATTTTGGAGAACGTGGAAGAAAAGATAATGGTAACACTGCTTTTGACACTATGACCTACACTCGCGCAGAGATTCAACGTTTGGCTGTAAAAGGATTTGAAATGGCAATGACTCGTTCAAAACGACTTTGTTGTGTTGATAAGGCTAACGTTTTGGAGTCTTCTCGTTTATGGAGAGAGACTGTACAAGCTATGGAGAAAGATTATCCAGAAGTTGAAGTGTCTTATGAATTTGTTGATGCCGTGGCTATGAGATTGGTACAATGGCCTAAAGGATACGATGTAATTATTACTGAAAACCTTTTTGGAGATATTTTAACTGATGAAGCTTCTGTAATTTCAGGCTCTATGGGATTAATGCCTTCTGCTTCTGTTGGTGAGAAAACAAAATTGTACGAACCCATTCACGGTTCATACCCACAAGCAGCAGGAAAAGACATTGCCAACCCATTGGCTACCGTACTTTCAGCAGCTATGATGTTTGAAGATTTTGGTCTTCAACAAGAAGCGGAAGATATACGTCGTGTGGTAAACAAATCTTTAGCTGAAGGCATCGTAACCGAAGACCTTTCGGAAGATGCTAAAGCATACAAGACAAGCGAAGTTGGCGATTGGTTGGCCAAGAACGTTTATTAA
- a CDS encoding four helix bundle protein produces the protein MRDYRKYKVWELGHEITLNIYKSTSNFPKQEIYGIVSQMRRAAYSIPSNIVEGCGRESDAEFRRFLIISQGSANELEYFTVLAKDLGYLEQESFAELNDKVDKIRRSLNNLINKI, from the coding sequence ATGAGAGACTATAGAAAGTATAAGGTTTGGGAACTAGGACATGAAATCACCTTAAACATCTATAAATCAACTTCAAATTTTCCCAAACAGGAAATATATGGAATCGTAAGTCAAATGCGCAGAGCTGCATACTCAATTCCCTCAAATATTGTAGAAGGTTGCGGAAGAGAATCAGATGCAGAATTCAGACGGTTTCTCATAATATCACAAGGTTCCGCAAATGAATTAGAATATTTTACGGTCTTAGCCAAAGATTTAGGATATTTGGAACAAGAAAGTTTTGCTGAACTTAATGACAAAGTTGACAAAATCAGGAGAAGTTTAAATAATTTGATAAATAAAATTTAA